Proteins encoded by one window of Drosophila melanogaster chromosome X:
- the CG15332 gene encoding uncharacterized protein produces the protein MAKRGKKGGIPRAEMVQVASANRDENQVTELKKADYLPYLFNLVMPKMFFKSPNRIVMARLYPDVHKHDQQSAEYFEGFQAPCFDLPASLFPDNAPIDKIVFMPTVMLPMGFEAGGVFGPGVLPRDCYPVDLIRTEHEGPMPPLFVGLRSMNISLASMIDSFLDMYDNPEGEDAFVYEMHATDHHYDDDITEELMLRPDFTLSVAYSLPATMRLPSPYPYPCVQAQDNIYTPDLSKVLMLMPHQLNITVSILSTVNNPHVPSVAFATMCDEEECPTFDLPTDVFPICEGVNRPIFLPKRFMPKGFEACCVFKPGSLSELWFIKRIGRFGTPQQQHNCTITPPLFVGKYSRDGECTDMIEEIRMNFDKKARESAKSIASLTLETLGGLSRHITSTKGFLVMESDKPTPPAGAYSVESYEEASEDGCIAKVTKECASKITDTRDDGINTADYQSQFPELEPEPEPEPEDEGEDVANKKKCLSCFKIDSDIDVMSHAIAELTVAELSMLGEENPVPGVDTELALDQLREVLENRGEIRSNTDDLMRDHIYRMERDLMLALRQPIRKCCECTVNF, from the exons ATGGCTAAACGGGGAAAAAAGGGAG GCATACCGAGGGCCGAAATGGTGCAAGTGGCTTCCGCGAATCGCGACGAAAACCAGGTGACAGAGTTGAAGAAGGCCGATTACTTGCCCTATCTGTTCAATCTGGTCATGCCGAAGATGTTCTTCAAGAGCCCCAACAGAATTGTGATGGCCCGCCTGTATCCCGATGTCCATAAGCACGATCAGCAGTCAGCCGAATATTTTGAGGGCTTCCAGGCGCCCTGCTTCGATTTGCCGGCTTCCCTTTTCCCGGATAACGCTCCGATAGATAAGATCGTCTTTATGCCCACGGTTATGTTGCCCATGGGCTTCGAAGCCGGTGGGGTTTTTGGGCCGGGTGTACTTCCACGTGATTGCTATCCCGTTGATCTGATTAGGACGGAACATGAGGGCCCAATGCCGCCGCTGTTCGTCGGTCTGCGCAGCATGAATATCAGCCTGGCGTCGATGATCGATAGTTTCCTGGACATGTACGACAATCCGGAAGGAGAGGACGCATTCGTGTATGAGATGCATGCCACCGATCATCATTACGATGATGATATAACCGAGGAGCTAATGCTTCGCCCTGACTTCACCTTGTCGGTGGCCTACAGTTTGCCGGCAACAATGCGTCTACCGTCGCCCTATCCATATCCTTGTGTCCAGGCGCAGGACAACATTTATACCCCGGATTTGTCCAAAGTCCTGATGCTTATGCCGCACCAGTTGAACATTACGGTGTCCATTCTGTCCACCGTTAACAATCCGCATGTTCCATCTGTGGCATTCGCCACCATGTGTGATGAGGAGGAGTGCCCCACGTTCGACCTGCCCACCGATGTCTTTCCCATTTGTGAGGGCGTCAATCGTCCAATCTTTCTGCCCAAGCGTTTCATGCCCAAGGGATTCGAAGCCTGCTGCGTCTTCAAGCCGGGAAGTCTTTCGGAGCTGTGGTTCATTAAACGGATAGGTCGATTCGGCActccgcaacagcagcacaacTGTACCATTACACCACCTCTGTTTGTGGGCAAATACTCCCGCGATGGTGAGTGCACCGATATGATAGAGGAAATCAGAATGAATTTTGACAAGAAAGCCCGCGAAAGTGCCAAGTCCATTGCAAGTTTAACGCTTGAAACTCTCGGGGGGCTTAGTAGGCACATAACCTCCACCAAGGGCTTCTTGGTAATGGAATCGGACAAACCGACGCCTCCAGCGGGTGCTTACAGTGTGGAAAGCTACGAAGAGGCCTCTGAAGATGGATGCATTGCGAAGGTGACCAAGGAATGTGCCAGTAAAATCACAGATACTCGAGATGATGGAATAAATACAGCAGACTATCAGTCTCAATTTCCCGAACTGGAACCGGAACCGGAACCTGAACCGGAGGATGAAGGCGAAGATGTGGCCAATAAGAAGAAATGCCTCTCGTGCTTTAAGATTGATAGCGACATTGATGTTATGTCTCATGCCATTGCCGAATTGACCGTCGCCGAATTGAGTATGCTGGGCGAGGAGAACCCAGTGCCCGGGGTCGATACCGAACTCGCCTTGGACCAGCTGCGCGAGGTCTTAGAGAATCGCGGCGAGATTCGATCCAACACCGACGACTTGATGCGGGATCACATATACAGGATGGAGCGTGATCTCATGCTGGCTCTGCGTCAGCCAATCCGCAAGTGCTGCGAATGCACAGTGAACTTCTAG
- the CG15330 gene encoding uncharacterized protein codes for MDVATTLWRLQQAHQRQLNEWDRIGRRLKRLTGKRSSDLLIHDPLLQPPFVAHPGQRMSGGGQQTPMPLPMARKQTTQIRRNHPNKSVKFKASNNNTLDLLVVGQQLQMHRPPGRRHVQLHSPMSSQPRQHIEEYVYFYPVHYHETDHWPPHGQPEPNLVVDARFVAELLDELLLPAGNRI; via the coding sequence atgGACGTTGCAACAACACTTTGGCGCTTGCAGCAGGCGCATCAGCGGCAACTTAACGAGTGGGACAGGATTGGTAGACGCCTCAAGCGGCTGACGGGCAAGAGGTCCAGCGACTTGCTCATCCACGATCCGCTCCTGCAGCCACCGTTCGTCGCCCATCCTGGCCAACGGATGAGCGGTGGTGGTCAGCAGACGCCGATGCCGTTGCCAATGGCCAGGAAGCAGACAACGCAGATCAGACGCAATCATCCGAATAAATCGGTTAAATTCAAAGCATCCAATAATAACACCTTGGATCTACTTGTCGTGGGTCAACAGCTGCAAATGCATCGTCCACCTGGACGACGGCATGTGCAGCTCCACAGTCCCATGTCCTCTCAGCCCCGCCAGCATATCGAAGAGTATGTCTATTTCTATCCGGTCCACTACCATGAGACGGACCACTGGCCACCACACGGCCAGCCGGAACCAAATCTTGTGGTGGATGCACGATTTGTGGCCGAGCTACTGgatgagctgctgctgcctgcaGGCA